CAGCTCATTATATGTATTTTATGGATATAATATGCTCAAATCAGCCTtgacagaaaagaaaagaaaaactgttATCAGTTCTGTTGCCTACTAGCTTTTTTGTCAAAAGTGTAAAGATTTTGTCATGTATCGGTTTTCTGTTACAGTATGCCTGaatcaaatctaaaaaataGTATGAAGATGTAGCTATATGTCCAAGGAAAACAAGATAATCAGTAACTAGTACTACCTGttataaataatattattaatTACCTGACATTCAAGTCTCCACACCAGATTAAGGGTTTGTCTACCTGTTGAACAAACTCCAACATTCTTTTATCCCATTTCCGTCTTCTTTGAAATGAATTTTCCTCTTCTTTCCATCCATTGTTTGGAGCATAAGTGTTCAGCAAGAGGAACGATTCGAATTCTGCAATAATAACACGCCCATCTGGTTCATGCTTGGAAGCTGAAAACAATACAAAAGTGGATTCCTAAGAAAGAGTAGCAATATGCGAGAAAGTAATGATGAAACCAAATGTTAATTCAAAGTTGCAGTGCAACAAGTTTGTTGACCTGGAACTTTCTTTTTCATTAAAGTTTTGATGTGCATTTTCTTCCCTGAACAGTAGTTGGGAGCAGCCATACTAAAACAATACTACCTCCTTCATTTTTGACTTATTTtctagtcaaacatttttaagtttaaccaactttataaaaaaatatagcaatattttcaacacaaaacaaacatattatcaaaatatattcaatgtaatatttgatgaaactaatttcatgttgtagatgttgctaaatttttctataaacatgGTCAAacataaagaagtttgactaggaaaaaaatcaaagcgacttataatatgaagcgGAGGGAGCATATAGGAACATAATAATATAAATTATACTGAGAGTATGTACACAAATATCCAACATATCAGGAAGAACAACTCAGAAGTTCTAGAACAATCTAGCAGCTGATGTGGTtatcaacaaaagaaaaacattctCAAGCGTCACAACACTTAAGCTAATCAGGAATAAAAGCCACCACGGTAAGTAAATAATTCATCATCTTGGGCAACTCTATATTAGTCAAGAGAAATCGTTTCCATCTATGCTTGTTGGTGAAATCTTATGTGCCGTATGATTTGTAGGGTAGATGAAGAGAGACACACTAACGTTAGAATGAGACTGATATGGTCACCATGGTGTGCATATTAAAGTAGATCTTGTATTGAGTTATTCACACCAGAGCAAAGCACATGGACACTACAAAACACACCGATAACGGGAGATTGCCTATGAAAGGAAAATATGAAGTCATGCATGCAACTCTGAACATACATGTTCTATCCAAGTTGAATGACACTTTCTTTGGTTCAAACTTCTTCTTTATAATCATAGCTGTGCCTGCATATTTGGAGTCTGAAAGAGACCACCAGACACGATAGTCTTTAAAAGGTGGACTCGACAAAGCACGCAGCACTACCTGCATGGCATCGAGATGTGATCTTAGAACAATTTCTTGGAGCACAACAAATGCAATATACTAAACAGTCATGAAGGGACCAAAAAAAAGACTGTAGCTTGCCATTCTTGAAAATATCAGTCAGTATACATAGAAACTTGGTTGCTTGCGAAGTGTACTACATTCATTACACATATATCAAATCTTCTAGTTTTACAGGGGTCAATCTTGGAAAAGATAGCATCGCATGAAGATACGAATCAAGTTTAGAATTCTTAATTTGATCTTGATCTGCCTAGTATTATGAAAAGCACGACAAATCTAATATTAACTTCTGCATAAAAGTCACAGAAAATTTCATTAATCTTTTAATGCTTGTATTACCTGCTTTTCATCTCGTGATGAGCTTGTGTCATCTTTCAGTTGACCAGGATTTTTTGGTGCCCCTTTGGAACCAGCTGCTGGCATCCGCACTTCCTAACAAAGAAGTTTAGATACTATCCTAGTAAGACATTTATGACATGTATACTTAAAATGAAGTTGTAAGTACTGATAAAAAAATCAGACAAAAGCAAAATAGTTGTGACCAGCTGGATACAAAAGAATAAGCAGGCAACTGAACATTATAAGGACAAAGAATGAAACATTATGAGGTTTGGAAAGACAAAAAGACGTCCTCATGTCCTATGTACTTGAGCGTCAAGCCCCTGAGGTAGATTCCAAAAGGATGTGCCTAATATAAATCCAATAAAACTATAGGATATATTGGGATCACAAGCATAAGAGAAATAAGTTGCAATGTGACTAAAGAAGAGGCAGTGTGATTAAAGAAGAGGAGCTGCCGAACTGGTTCCCATGAAACAGTAGAATAGTATGTGAACCTCAATTTTGTTGTGGTTAACACCTTATACAGTGGGCATAGTGGTACCAAAGAAAAGCTCAATCATTCAATATATCACGAGTTTTCCCATATCATGAATTGAAGATTTAACTTGAAGAGAACACTTCACATACCATATGGTCTACAGTTTGTCACAGTCCTTGCCTAGATGGAGTACTTGTGCTAGCATCACAAGtggctaacaaaaaaaaaaaaaaactgggctATGAACACTGACAACGAGTTCCTAGCAACTCCACTCGCAAGCAATGACACAACTATCTTCAAATTGCATGTGAATACAACGCAATGCAAGCTCTGTGAACATCTGGAAGGACAGAACCCTGGGAGGAAAAACCTCAATCTCTATTAAGATCGCACCTCCCTTGTTTAATCTCCCATGGGTGAATAACGAAAACGTACGCTCCCAACGTGCTCGACGAAACGCCCGTGAGCGACCGCAAATCTGGCATATGCCACATTGCTGCACAATCGCCTAAAACCCACTCCCATATCCCCACATCCGCACAGCACTGCAGATTAAACCCTAGAGGGAGCAAAAGCCGGATAAAAAGAAGAGGCAAAAGATCGCGCCCAAAACCGAAAACCCCCGCCCCCGCGCCGCTCACCTGGACGCAGATGACGTCGGGGTCGACGCGGGAGACGAACTGGCAGAAGGCCGGCCAGTCGCTCTTCATCCGGAGGAGCAGGCTGTTGGCGTTCCACGTCACGAACCTCCGCGGTTCCTCCTCGCGGGGAGCGGGAGGAGAATCCCCCTCCccgacggcgcaggcggccgcggcgggggcgtcgccgccgagggagtcggagtcggaggcggaggcggcggcggcggcggcgggcctctTCTTCGCCGGGGAGCCATCCTTGGGCACGGGCTGGAAGAAGCGCTTCATCGCAacagctgccggcggcggccgctcctCGCGTCGCGTCTTTCTGCGTGCGGGGCTGCGCCGGCGTCGTACGGGGATTAGCGAAAACGTTAGTCCGCCCAGGCCCGTTAGGCCGCGTAGTTAAAAGCTCACGTAATGGGCCGAGTCTGTCCAACCTCGTCAAGTTCTTgggctttctttttttctttttcaaaaggaaataagttcaccggacgtccctcaactttacgttTAGTTTAACTAGCATCCCTAAGccgcaataccagaaatcttcgcCCTCCATCTTTGCTAAACCGTTCAAGTGAGTTCCTTAACAGTATGGATGGTGTTTTGGATGATGTGGCATTCTTGTCAGTTAAGATAAATTAAGagcctgtttggtagagctagttgggtctggagtgaaGTTGTGGAGTTGCCTAAACTCAGCTCCACATCTCTAGTTCATTGTCCATCTCCACTATATCATCTCTTTCGGGATTTCTGGAGCTGAGTAGGCCAGCCAAACACTTTCAGAGGTACCTCCCATTGGAGCTGGAGTTTGGAGCTAGGAGTTAGGAGttggagccctaccaaacaGGCACTTTGTGAGAGAGATCCACTTAGTTCCACTCCTATTTTAGGTGGAGGTAAAACTGTTTGGTTGAGCTGAAGCTGGAGCTGtgctaaacagggcctaaaacacacatgtggggcccacgtgcaaGTGGATTTTCACCTCTCGCCCCTCTCTTCACCACCTCTCTCCTATCTTCCTCAGGACCTCGCCGCTGGGGTGATGGCCCACGGCCAGAGAGCTCATCCACGGGaggcggcaatggcggtggGAGGTCGGTGCCAAGGGTGCTCCAGGCGGCCTGGTTTGCTCGTTCTTGCCATCTTTCATATTGTGATTGAGCTTGTTTTTACCCGATCTACTTGCatgcttaattaatatagttgaTGACCTTATATCTTGCTTAGATACCTTGTTTGTCACCTTTTGAttcatatacattttgtttgtttgagctacaagttcatagctagtgttttattccattatccgCCGAACCTTTTGGTTGAGACAGAAACTTCCAATCCCCTACCGGAAATTCCGATTTGAACCGGAAGTTCTCATCATTCTAATATGCTATaaagttgtgataatttttagaaacgactattcacccccctctaggcgacaTCAAGGTCCTTTCACCCATGTTTATAGAAACAAATCCTGACCAGCCACCAACATTCTTGGTCTTGAATAGGTGAGTGCACTTGGTCTTCAAACTGATGGGGTTGGCCGATGTAGTGATGTCTAGCCCTGTGATCATGATTATATCCAAGAGCAGTCATCGGCCTATGGTTGAACAAGAAAGCGTTTAAGGTGTCTGACCAAAATAGGCTGCAGCTGATAACATTGGTTCATCTTTCTTCTTATCGGCTAGAGATAGAGAAAGGCATTGAGATATTCCTATTTCTTCCCAGTGACTC
This genomic window from Oryza sativa Japonica Group chromosome 12, ASM3414082v1 contains:
- the LOC4351982 gene encoding DNA-(apurinic or apyrimidinic site) endonuclease, with the translated sequence MKRFFQPVPKDGSPAKKRPAAAAAASASDSDSLGGDAPAAAACAVGEGDSPPAPREEEPRRFVTWNANSLLLRMKSDWPAFCQFVSRVDPDVICVQEVRMPAAGSKGAPKNPGQLKDDTSSSRDEKQVVLRALSSPPFKDYRVWWSLSDSKYAGTAMIIKKKFEPKKVSFNLDRTSSKHEPDGRVIIAEFESFLLLNTYAPNNGWKEEENSFQRRRKWDKRMLEFVQQVDKPLIWCGDLNVSHEEIDVSHPDFFSSAKLNGYIPPNKEDCGQPGFTLSERRRFGNILSQGKLVDAYRYLHKEKDMDCGFSWSGHPIGKYRGKRMRIDYFLVSEKLKDQIVSCDIHGRGIELEGFYGSDHCPVSLELSEEVEAPKPKSSN